In one window of Mercurialis annua linkage group LG4, ddMerAnnu1.2, whole genome shotgun sequence DNA:
- the LOC126676178 gene encoding protein CHAPERONE-LIKE PROTEIN OF POR1, chloroplastic translates to MTVSGLMGSPSRCCLRIPVNGPVSFRRRVCGFPCAGELNERINCLSIKRCNVKKTGFIKCAMDASYGGDMTNDQPDIFPRIHVRDPYKRLGISKEASEGEIQGARNFLVNKYAGHKPSLDAIESAHDKIIMQQFYDRKNPKIDIGKKVRKLKQSRVVQAVTSRFQTPSTRVIIKTAIAFLALGVLTILFPTEEGPTLQVAISLMATIYFIHDRLKSKLWAVLYSAGAFIFSWLLGTFLMVAVIPPIPVIKGLRSFEVTTSLITYVLLWVSSTYLK, encoded by the exons ATGACTGTGTCTGGACTAATGGGTAGTCCTTCAAGGTGTTGTCTCCGGATACCTGTAAATGGCCCGGTGTCATTTCGCAGGCGAGTTTGCGGTTTTCCTTGTGCTGGAGAACTTAATGAAAGGATAAACTGTCTTAGTATCAAGag atGTAATGTAAAGAAAACTGGCTTTATCAAGTGTGCAATGGATGCTTCCTATGGTGGTGATATGACAAATGACCAACCTg ATATCTTTCCTAGAATTCATGTAAGGGACCCCTACAAACGGCTCGGGATTAGCAAGGAGGCATCTGAAGGTGAAATACAAGGTGCAAGAAACTTCCTTGTAAATAAATATGCTGGGCACAAACCAAGTTTGGACGCAATTGAGTCTGCCCATGACAAAATTATCATGCAGCAGTTTTATGATAGGAAGAACCCAAAGATTGACATTGGGAAAAAGGTTAGGAAGTTAAAGCAGTCCCGTGTTGTGCAGGCTGTCACAAGCAGGTTTCAAACTCCATCCACACGTGTCATCATAAAAACAGCAATTGCATTTCTAGCACTCGGAGTTCTCACGATTCTATTTCCAACTGAAGAAGGGCCTACGCTTCAGGTAGCCATTTCCTTGATGGCTacaatatattttatacatgaCCGGCTGAAGAGTAAACTCTGGGCTGTGCTTTATAG TGCTGGAGCTTTTATATTCTCATGGCTGTTAGGAACCTTCTTGATGGTAGCAGTGATTCCACCAATTCCGGTTATTAAAGGACTAAGGAGTTTTGAGGTTACTACTTCACTGATAACTTATGTGCTATTGTGGGTTTCATCTACCTATTTGAAATAG
- the LOC126676210 gene encoding fructose-bisphosphate aldolase 2, chloroplastic, whose protein sequence is MASASLIKTSPVIDKSDWVKGQSIRQPSASVVRCQPVSPSAISIRASSYADELVKTAKTIASPGRGILAMDESNATCGKRLASIGLENTEANRQAYRTLLVSAPGLGQYISGAILFEETLYQSTTEGKKMVDVLVEQNIVPGIKVDKGLVPLVGSNDESWCQGLDGLASRTAAYYQQGARFAKWRTVVSIPNGPSALAVKEAAWGLARYAAISQDSGLVPIVEPEVLLDGEHGIERTFEVAQKVWAEVFFYLAQNNVLFEGILLKPSMVTPGAECKDRATPEQVADYTLKLLSRRIPPAVPGIMFLSGGQSEVEATLNLNAMNQSPNPWHVSFSYARALQNTCLKTWGGEAANVKAAQETLLIRAKANSLAQLGKYTGEGESEEAKEGMFVKGYVY, encoded by the exons ATGGCTTCTGCTTCTCTGATCAAGACCTCACCGGTTATTGACAAGTCAGACTGGGTCAAGGGTCAGTCTATTCGCCAACCTTCTGCTTCCGTCGTTAGATGCCAACCGGTCTCACCCTCTGCAATCTCAATCCGAGCTAGCTCTTACGCCGATGAGCTTGTCAAAACCGCA AAAACGATTGCATCCCCCGGGCGTGGAATCTTGGCTATGGATGAATCAAATGCGACTTGTGGAAAGCGTCTAGCATCAATTGGACTAGAGAACACCGAAGCCAACCGGCAGGCATACAGAACGCTCCTAGTTAGTGCTCCTGGTCTTGGCCAATACATCTCTGGTGCTATTCTCTTTGAAGAGACTCTCTACCAATCTACAACCGAGGGCAAGAAGATGGTGGATGTGCTTGTTGAGCAGAACATTGTACCTGGTATTAAAGTTGACAAG GGTCTTGTTCCTTTAGTGGGGTCTAATGATGAATCTTGGTGCCAAGGTCTTGATGGTCTTGCTTCCCGCACTGCTGCTTACTATCAACAAGGTGCTCGTTTCGCCAAATG GCGTACTGTGGTGAGCATTCCCAATGGTCCATCAGCACTTGCAGTGAAGGAAGCAGCCTGGGGTTTAGCTCGCTATGCTGCTATTTCTCAG GATAGTGGTCTGGTTCCAATTGTAGAGCCTGAGGTCTTACTTGATGGCGAACATGGTATTGAGAGGACCTTTGAAGTAGCTCAAAAGGTTTGGGCTGAGGTGTTCTTCTACCTTGCCCAAAACAATGTCCTGTTCGAAGGTATCCTCCTCAAGCCGAGCATGGTTACTCCCGGTGCAGAGTGCAAAGACAGGGCCACACCTGAGCAAGTTGCCGATTATACTCTCAAGCTCCTCAGCAGAAGAATTCCTCCAGCAGTCCCCGGAATAATG TTTTTGTCTGGCGGGCAATCTGAAGTAGAAGCCACCTTGAACCTGAATGCAATGAACCAATCTCCAAACCCATGGCACGTATCGTTCTCATATGCAAGAGCACTTCAAAACACTTGCCTGAAGACATGGGGAGGCGAAGCCGCGAATGTGAAGGCGGCTCAGGAGACTCTGCTAATCCGAGCAAAGGCAAATTCTCTTGCTCAGCTTGGGAAATACACAGGCGAGGGAGAGTCCGAGGAAGCCAAAGAAGGAATGTTTGTCAAGGGTTATGTCTACTAG
- the LOC126676209 gene encoding probable serine protease EDA2 isoform X2 — translation MATTKHVTFSIRTVFVLLLFGSSHVSAHPRSFLQNQSGSDSSKYLTTKELWFNQTLDHYSPYDHQRFQQRYYEFLDYFRAPDGPVFLKICGESACSGIVNDYLGVLAKKFGAAVVSLEHRYYGKSTPFKSSETKNLRFLSSKQALFDLAVFRQHYQTALNLKLNRTKVENPWIVFGTSYSGALSAWFRLKFPHLTCGSVASSAVVLAVYDFPEFDQQIGESTGPECKAALQEITQLVEERLASNKKAVKLKTLFDAAELEIDGDFLYFLADAAVTAIQYGNPDKLCTPLVQAKKAGEDLVEVYAKYVKEYYVGDLGVSVATYNQKHLKNTAINENSSDRIWWFQVCTEVAYFQVAPSNDSIRSSKVDTRYHLDLCKNVFGEGIYPEVDVTNIYYGGTKIAGSKIVFTNGSQDPWRHASKQVSSDANDMPSYLITCHNCGHGTDMRGCPQSPLNLEGNAQNCSSPEAVQKVRQQIIRHIDLWLSQCQPDDDT, via the exons ATGGCGACGACGAAGCATGTTACCTTTTCAATTAGGACAGTGTTTGTCTTGCTTCTTTTCGGCAGCTCTCATGTCTCTGCACATCCTCGTTCTTTTCTTCAAAACCAGTCCGGAAGTGACAGTAGCAAATACTTAACAACTAAGGAGCTCTGGTTCAATCAGACTCTTGATCACTATTCTCCTTAC GATCATCAAAGGTTTCAGCAGCGTTACTATGAATTTCTTGATTACTTTAGAGCTCCTGATGGACCTGTTTTCTTGAAAATTTGTGGTGAATCTGCTTGCAGTGGCATAGTCAATGACTATCTTGGT GTTTTGGCTAAAAAGTTTGGAGCTGCTGTTGTTTCCCTAGAGCATCGTTACTATGGTAAAAGCACACCCTTCAAATCATCAGAGACTAAGAATTTGAGATTTCTTTCATCGAaacaagcactctttgacttgGCTGTGTTCCGTCAGCATTATCAG ACTGCCTTAAACCTGAAGCTAAATAGAACAAAAGTTGAAAATCCCTGGATTGTTTTTGGGACATCATACTCTGGAGCTCTCAGTGCATGGTTTCGTCTTAAGTTTCCACATTTAACATGCGGAAGCGTTGCAAGTTCTGCAGTTGTTCTTGCTGTTTACGATTTCCCTGAATTTGACCAGCAG ATCGGTGAATCAACTGGTCCTGAATGCAAAGCTGCACTGCAAGAAATTACTCAACTTGTGGAAGAAAGGCTGGCATCAAACAAAAAGGCAGTTAAACTTAAAACATTATTTGATGCTGCTGAG CTTGAGATTGATGGCGATTTCTTGTATTTCCTGGCAGATGCAGCTGTTACAGCA ATTCAATATGGTAATCCTGATAAGTTATGCACTCCTCTTGTTCAAGCAAAGAAGGCTGGAGAGGATTTAGTG GAAGTTTATGCCAAGTATGTCAAAGAGTACTATGTTGGAGATTTAGGTGTCAGTGTTGCAACATATAAccaaaaacatttgaaaaacaCTGCCATCAACGAAAATAGTTCTGATCGGATATGGTGGTTCCAAGTATGCACTGAAGTTGCATATTTTCAAGTGGCACCCTCAAATGATAGTATTCGCTCCTCAAAAGTTGACACAAG GTACCATCTAGACCTTTGCAAGAATGTCTTTGGAGAGGGCATCTACCCAGAGGTTGATGTCACAAACATATACTACGGGGGCACAAAAATTGCAG GCTCGAAAATTGTTTTTACAAATGGCTCGCAGGATCCCTGGCGTCACGCTTCAAAACAGGTCTCATCTGATGCCAATGATA TGCCTTCTTATTTAATCACATGTCATAATTGTGGTCATGGTACTGACATGCGAGGATGTCCCCAATCTCCTTTAAATCTTGAAG GTAATGCCCAGAACTGCAGTTCCCCAGAAGCAGTTCAGAAAGTAAGGCAGCAAATCATTCGACACATCGACTTATGGCTGTCCCAGTGCCAGCCTGACG ATGATACATAG
- the LOC126676209 gene encoding probable serine protease EDA2 isoform X1 has product MATTKHVTFSIRTVFVLLLFGSSHVSAHPRSFLQNQSGSDSSKYLTTKELWFNQTLDHYSPYDHQRFQQRYYEFLDYFRAPDGPVFLKICGESACSGIVNDYLGVLAKKFGAAVVSLEHRYYGKSTPFKSSETKNLRFLSSKQALFDLAVFRQHYQTALNLKLNRTKVENPWIVFGTSYSGALSAWFRLKFPHLTCGSVASSAVVLAVYDFPEFDQQIGESTGPECKAALQEITQLVEERLASNKKAVKLKTLFDAAELEIDGDFLYFLADAAVTAIQYGNPDKLCTPLVQAKKAGEDLVEVYAKYVKEYYVGDLGVSVATYNQKHLKNTAINENSSDRIWWFQVCTEVAYFQVAPSNDSIRSSKVDTRYHLDLCKNVFGEGIYPEVDVTNIYYGGTKIAGSKIVFTNGSQDPWRHASKQVSSDANDMPSYLITCHNCGHGTDMRGCPQSPLNLEGNAQNCSSPEAVQKVRQQIIRHIDLWLSQCQPDGRSYI; this is encoded by the exons ATGGCGACGACGAAGCATGTTACCTTTTCAATTAGGACAGTGTTTGTCTTGCTTCTTTTCGGCAGCTCTCATGTCTCTGCACATCCTCGTTCTTTTCTTCAAAACCAGTCCGGAAGTGACAGTAGCAAATACTTAACAACTAAGGAGCTCTGGTTCAATCAGACTCTTGATCACTATTCTCCTTAC GATCATCAAAGGTTTCAGCAGCGTTACTATGAATTTCTTGATTACTTTAGAGCTCCTGATGGACCTGTTTTCTTGAAAATTTGTGGTGAATCTGCTTGCAGTGGCATAGTCAATGACTATCTTGGT GTTTTGGCTAAAAAGTTTGGAGCTGCTGTTGTTTCCCTAGAGCATCGTTACTATGGTAAAAGCACACCCTTCAAATCATCAGAGACTAAGAATTTGAGATTTCTTTCATCGAaacaagcactctttgacttgGCTGTGTTCCGTCAGCATTATCAG ACTGCCTTAAACCTGAAGCTAAATAGAACAAAAGTTGAAAATCCCTGGATTGTTTTTGGGACATCATACTCTGGAGCTCTCAGTGCATGGTTTCGTCTTAAGTTTCCACATTTAACATGCGGAAGCGTTGCAAGTTCTGCAGTTGTTCTTGCTGTTTACGATTTCCCTGAATTTGACCAGCAG ATCGGTGAATCAACTGGTCCTGAATGCAAAGCTGCACTGCAAGAAATTACTCAACTTGTGGAAGAAAGGCTGGCATCAAACAAAAAGGCAGTTAAACTTAAAACATTATTTGATGCTGCTGAG CTTGAGATTGATGGCGATTTCTTGTATTTCCTGGCAGATGCAGCTGTTACAGCA ATTCAATATGGTAATCCTGATAAGTTATGCACTCCTCTTGTTCAAGCAAAGAAGGCTGGAGAGGATTTAGTG GAAGTTTATGCCAAGTATGTCAAAGAGTACTATGTTGGAGATTTAGGTGTCAGTGTTGCAACATATAAccaaaaacatttgaaaaacaCTGCCATCAACGAAAATAGTTCTGATCGGATATGGTGGTTCCAAGTATGCACTGAAGTTGCATATTTTCAAGTGGCACCCTCAAATGATAGTATTCGCTCCTCAAAAGTTGACACAAG GTACCATCTAGACCTTTGCAAGAATGTCTTTGGAGAGGGCATCTACCCAGAGGTTGATGTCACAAACATATACTACGGGGGCACAAAAATTGCAG GCTCGAAAATTGTTTTTACAAATGGCTCGCAGGATCCCTGGCGTCACGCTTCAAAACAGGTCTCATCTGATGCCAATGATA TGCCTTCTTATTTAATCACATGTCATAATTGTGGTCATGGTACTGACATGCGAGGATGTCCCCAATCTCCTTTAAATCTTGAAG GTAATGCCCAGAACTGCAGTTCCCCAGAAGCAGTTCAGAAAGTAAGGCAGCAAATCATTCGACACATCGACTTATGGCTGTCCCAGTGCCAGCCTGACGGTAGGAGTTACATATGA
- the LOC126676984 gene encoding glyoxylase I 4-like — MEIEEMSSCESLPLLSLNHVSVMCRSVWASMRFYEDVLGFVMIKRPSSFNFNGAWLYNYGIGIHLIENPSLDEFDPVLEPRPINPKDNHISFQCTDVGLVKRRLEEMGMRYVTALVEDNGNKVDQVFFHDPDGYMIELCNCENIPIIPLSACTFSPRMGSFKRPITLNKCGFMENVMMESLSMDMLNISF, encoded by the exons ATGGAGATTGAAGAAATGAGCAGCTGTGAATCACTTCCTCTTCTGTCCTTAAATCATGTCTCTGTAATGTGCAGATCAGTTTGGGCTTCTATGAGGTTTTACGAGGATGTTTTAGGCTTTGTTATGATCAAACGTCCTTCTTCTTTCAACTTCAATGGAGCCtg GTTGTACAATTATGGGATTGGAATACATTTGATTGAGAATCCATCACTTGATGAATTTGATCCCGTTCTTGAACCTCGCCCCATTAATCCCAAGGATAATCACATCTCCTTTCAG TGCACTGATGTTGGACTTGTTAAGAGGAGGCTGGAAGAAATGGGAATGAGGTACGTGACTGCATTAGTGGAAGACAATGGGAACAAAGTGGATCAAGTATTTTTCCATGACCCAGATGGGTACATGATTGAGCTCTGCAACTGTGAAAATATCCCAATTATTCCACTTTCTGCATGCACATTTAGCCCTAGAATGGGCAGCTTCAAGAGACCAATTACACTCAACAAATGTGGGTTCATGGAGAATGTTATGATGGAGAGCTTGAGCATGGACATGCTCAACATTTCATTTTGA